In one window of Pseudopipra pipra isolate bDixPip1 chromosome 27, bDixPip1.hap1, whole genome shotgun sequence DNA:
- the ANKLE1 gene encoding ankyrin repeat and LEM domain-containing protein 1 — protein sequence MSPSPGDSDIPQHRPSVPWGGVGGAGSKMGGVVPKVGAGGWDPGGPGDPDSPGDSDSLGDSSSATECFVTALGTLEPSEAGGGWGAQPCCSPPPRAAGGLGGGAAPSPTGAAPRELPPASPPRAERAQGGGFWGGSGAAPRSGGGPGAGDVGELLARLQGCSLRGSPPCTPRSPRSPAGVTAGDVTPRGQEPPGHRHITPRTRSRLRAVAERLNSSSSSSSSSLFNGTLPMPRRPPRIRSPRGVPRDPATPPGHCVTPRDEDVSGEDGEGTDSLEDTQILPGAPSSPPGGVSSSPGSSPTVLLCPGPPPNPPSGPRGSPHPGVLEGGSGWQRHSPSGTPQFQWPHGSSRRLLAPQASSSAGGDLGTPSVPLSPPGCGPHCSGGRREDEGQGLSPPECHSPGTGATPSPEDAPGRDGRVSPVSPGPLSDQSLRRRLRELGEDPGPVTDLTRGLYRRRLRELGTGHGGEPGGHSPELVAALRTGHIPDCAQDELALARQFERPDRGRRWREGLLKSSFNYLLLDPRTTRDLPLRCPHLSPAQRFQTFVSAVFYVGKGTRARPYCHLAEALGQHRAGTRRGCPKVRRILEIWESGHGVVSVLCFQNRVPAEAYTREGCMVEALGLQTLTNQRKGHCYGVAAGWAPERRRRLGVHMLSRAMSIFLAEGERQLRPGDIPGR from the exons ATGTCCCCGAGCCCTGGTGACAGTGACATCCCTCAGCACCGCCCCAGTGTCCcctggggaggggtggggggtgcTGGCTCCAAAATGGGGGGGGTGGTGCCCaaggtgggggctggggggtgggacCCCGGCGGCCCTGGGGACcctgacagccctggggacTCTGACAGccttggggacagcagcagtgccaccGAGTGCTTTGTCACtgccctggggaccctggagcCCAGCGAGGccggggggggctggggggctcagccctgctgttcccccccaccccgggcagccggggggctgggagggggtgcagccccctccccaaCGGGAGCTGCCCCCCGGGAGctgccccctgccagccccccccGCGCGGAGCGGGCTCAGGGTGGGGGTTTCTGGGGGGGCTCCGGGGCAGCCCCTCGCTCTGGGGGGGGCCCAGGCGCGGGTGATGTGGGGGAGCTGCTTGCCCggctccagggctgcagcctCCGGGGGTCCCCGCCCTGCACCCCGCGGTCCCCTCGCAGCCCGGCCGGTGTCACCGCTGGGGATGTCACCCCCCGGGGCCAGGAGCCCCCCGGGCACCGCCACATCACCCCCAGGACCAGGAGCCGCCTACGGGCGGTGGCAGAGCGGCtcaactcctcctcctcctcctcttcctcctccctcttcaACGGGACGCTGCCGATGCCCCGGAGACCCCCCAGGATCAGATCCCCCCGGGGGGTCCCCAGGGACCCTGCCACCCCCCCGGGACACTGTGTCACCCCGCGGGACGAGGATGTGTCCGGGGAGGACGGAGAGGGGACAGACTCTTTGGAAGACACCCAGATCCTGCCCGGAGCCCCCAGTTCACCCCCGGGGGGGGTCAGCAGCTCCCCCGGCTCCAGCCCCACggtcctgctgtgccctgggcccCCCCCGAATCCCCCATCAGGCCCTCGGggctccccccaccccggggtgCTGGAGGGTGGCTCTGGGTGGCAGCGCCACTCGCCCTCGGGGACGCCCCAGTTCCAGTGGCCCCACGGGAGCTCCAGGCGCCTTCTGGCCCCACAAGCATCCAGCAGTGCCGGGGGGGATCTGGGCACCCCATCCGTGCCACTGTCACCCCCCGGCTGTGGCCCCCACTGCTCCGGGGGGCGTCGAGAGGAcgaggggcagggactgtcaCCCCCCGAGTGTCACAGTCCCGGCACAGgggccacccccagccccgaggacgcCCCGGGCCGGGATGGCCGAGTGTCCCCGGTGTCCCCGGGGCCCCTCTCAGACCAAAGTctgcggcggcggctgcgggagCTGGGGGAGGACCCGGGACCCGTCACCGACCTCACCCGGGGGCTCTaccggcggcggctgcgggagCTGGGCACGGGGCACGGCGGGGAGCCGGGGG GGCACAGCCCGGAGCTGGTGGCTGCACTGAGGACCGGCCACATCCCCGACTGTGCCCAGGACGAGCTGGCGCTGGCGCGGCAGTTCGAGCGTCCCGACCGCGGCCGGCGCTGGCGGGAAGGGCTGCTCAAGTCCAGCTTCAACTACCTCCTCCTCGACCCCAG GACCACCAGGGACCTGCCCCTGCGCTGCCCCCACCTGAGCCCCGCCCAGCGCTTCCAGACCTTCGTCAGCGCCGTGTTCTACGTGGGCAAGGGCACCCGGGCCAGGCCCTACTGCCACCTGGCCGAGGCCCTGGGCCAGCACCGGGCGGGGACACGGCgg ggctgccccaaGGTGCGGCGCATCCTGGAGATCTGGGAGAGCGGGCACGGCGTCGTCTCCGTGCTCTGCTTCCAGAACAGGGTCCCGGCAGAGGCCTACACCAGGGAGGGCTGCATGGTGGAGGCACTGG gCCTGCAGACCCTCACCAACCAGCGCAAGGGGCACTGTTACGGGGTGGCCGCGGGCTGGGCGCCCGAGCGGCGCCGGCGCCTGGGGGTGCACATGTTGTCCCGGGCCATGAGCATCTTCCTGGCCGAGGGCGAGCGGCAGCTCCGGCCCGGGGACATCCCGGGGAGGTGA
- the BABAM1 gene encoding BRISC and BRCA1-A complex member 1, with translation MDTSEPGSAAEEDEEKAPEPRPRTRSNPEGAEDRALSAQASVGNRSEGEGEAASADHSPQGTAGPDGTAWPGPAAPTEVQVKTPRVNCPEKVIICLDLAEEMAVPKLESFNGSKTNALNISQKMIEMFVRTKHKIDKCHEFALVVVNNDATWLSGFTSDPREVCSCLYDLETVVCKSFNLEGLFNLIQQKIELPVTENVQTIPPPYVVRTILVFGRPGCQPQFSMSEHMKKMLQCPYFFFDVVYIHNGLEEKEEETSWKEMYGFFSSLDTKGTNYKYEVPLTGPAVELHNCMAKLLAHPLQRPFQSHAAYGLLEEDEPPEVEATV, from the exons ATGGACACGTCGGAGCCGGGCAGCGCGGCCgaggaggatgaggagaaggcgCCCGAGCCGCGGCCCCGGACCCGCTCGAACCCCGAGGGCGCCGAGGACCGGGCGCTGAGCGCCCAGGCCAGCGTGGGCAACCGCAGCGAGGGCGAGGGCGAGGCCGCCAGCGCCGACCACAGCCCGCAGGGCACCGCCGGCCCCGACGGCACCGCctggcccggccccgccgcgcccacCGAGGTGCAGGTGAAGACCCCCCGCGTGAACTGCCCCGAGAAGGTG ATCATCTGCCTGGACCTGGCCGAGGAGATGGCAGTGCCCAAACTGGAGTCCTTCAACGG GTCCAAGACCAACGCACTGAACATCTCCCAGAAGATGATCGAGATGTTCGTGAGGACCAAGCACAAGATCGACAAGTGCCACGAGTTCGCGCTGGTGGTGGTGAACAACGACGCCACGTGG CTCTCGGGGTTCACCTCGGACCCCCGCGAGGTTTGCAGCTGCCTCTACGACCTGGAGACCGTCGTCTGCAAGTCCTTCA ATCTGGAAGGACTCTTCAACCTGAT ccagcagaaGATCGAGCTGCCGGTGACAGAGAACGTGCAGACCATCCCCCCGCCCTACGTGGTCCGGACCATCCTGGTGTTCGGGCGCCCCGGGTGCCAGCCCCAGTTCTCCATGTCCGAGCACATGAAG AAGATGCTGCAGTGCCCCTACTTCTTCTTCGACGTGGTTTACATCCACAACGgcctggaggagaaggaggaggagacgAGCTGGAAG GAGATGTACGGCTTCTTCAGCAGCCTGGACACCAAGGGCACCAACTACAAGTACGAGGTGCCGCTGACGGGGCCGGCGGTGGAGCTGCACAACTGCATGGCCAAGCTGCTGGCACACCCCCTGCAGCGCCCCTTCCAGAGCCACGCGGCCTACGGGCTGCTCGAGGAGGACGAGCCCCCCGAGGTCGAGGCCACCGTCTGA
- the USHBP1 gene encoding harmonin-binding protein USHBP1 isoform X2 has product MAGDAEDILRYEERIAGLLATVARLHRRAERLQCRPGREGEEGWEGTASPPAASPTPRHLDGTGTGQEAHSPDLFADLQHAVSSLERAVFSRHRRPPAQPLPGEEWARAAKSLEELSRAPGWAGRVTRRCPAVAEEVPAEVAAALARNAALRAAVGRRDEELGQATAALQALRGERDRLQGKVRDLRDALSSLEELGGSGSDAPGVSSPLRLHQDLPQCGDSAQPHGVQPLRIQPHGMQPLSIQPHSPLSPQPSAGASREQEERLQQLQGCLGRLQEVNRELAAALQECKSEAERLSMELGQHESRSTALRLALRCSERCGGAYAALLDLLQAKVGREDGARGGAAGEPSPGHAQGSSPTATEGPQLPGPAEPDGREESGASSSPGAQSTAAPRGMEEGALREHIRRLRAEQAAVEGSLLDAPAPPGVTRHGQDARARAERALRDARALLPGWRRPEKAELLQDLAMLKEAMAELRTRLQLAEREKRGLEVLLAGQGPREAALRLVLQHLQWEREGGTRRPPSSSSSSSSSEGVRMARSPLPGAGGLPRDGTHTRSLRDAQIGRGGAAAPRNPPDPERMREELLRTSARTEELRARAQELVLSLEQGSAASRAQQAQSVTVTTDLFQAHRWAGGTHVSAGWAWGAAPPGCPVSLGCPRFPESPWSSGSPGCLLSPQSLVSPTAPGSPWSPGCPVFPPSLRPLGALCPLDTLGVLDPPCPLGPLNPLDLLNPPDTLCPLDPLSALGPLVPLGPHDPSLS; this is encoded by the exons ATGGCGGGTGATGCCGAGGACATCCTGCGCTACGAGGAGCGCATCGCCGGGCTCCTGGCCACCGTGGCCCGGCTGCACCGACGGGCAGAGCGGCTCCAGTGCCGCCCCGGCAG GGAGGGCgaggagggctgggagggcaccgCCAGCCCCCCCGCTGCCAGCCCCACGCCGCGGCACCTCGACGGCACTGGCACCGGGCAGGAAG cccacagccccGACCTCTTCGCCGACCTCCAGCACGCCGTGAGCTCCCTGGAACGCGCCGTCTTCTCCCGGCACCGGCGGCCGCCggcacagcccctgcccggCGAGGAGTGGGCGCGAGCGGCCAAG AGCCTGGAGGAGCTGAGCCGGGctccgggctgggctgggcggGTGACCCGGCGGTGCCCGGCGGTGGCTGAGGAGGTGCCGGCGGAGGTGGCGGCGGCGCTGGCGAGGAACGCGGCGCTCCGGGCGGCCGTGGGGCGCCGGGAcgaggagctgggacaggccaCGGCCGCGCTGCAGGCgctgcggggggagcgggacCGCCTGCAGGGCAAG GTGAGGGACCTGCGGGATgctctgtccagcctggaggagctggggggctcTGGAAGTGACGCCCCCGGGGTCAGCAGCCCCCTGAGGCTGCACCAG GATCTGCCCCAGTGCGGGGACAGTGCTCAGCCCCACGGG GTGCAGCCCCTCAGGATCCAGCCCCACGGGATGCAGCCCCTCAGTatccagccccacagccccctgtccccccagccctcgGCGGGTGCCAGCcgggagcaggaggagcggctgcagcagctgcaggg GTGCCTGGGGCGGCTGCAGGAGGTGAACCGGGAGCTGGCGGCCGCGCTGCAGGAGTGCAAGAGCGAGGCAGAAAGGCTGAGCATGGAGCTGGGACAGCACGAGTCCCGCAGCACCGCCCTGCGCCTGGCCCTGCGCTGCAG CGAGCGCTGTGGGGGCGCTTATGCCGCCCTCCTGGACCTGCTGCAGGCAAAGGTGGGACGGGAGGACGGTGCCCGTGGGG GAGCCGCGGGCGAGCCGAGCCCAGGGCACGCACAGGGGTCCAGCCCCACGGCCACGGAGGGGCCGCAGCTCCCGGGCCCAGCGGAGCCGGACGGGCGGGAGGAGAGCGGGGCCAGCAGCTCCCCCGGGGCACAGAG CACTGCGGCGCCCcgggggatggaggagggggCCCTGCGGGAGCACATCCGCCGGCTGCGCGCCGAGCAGGCGGCCGTCGAGGGGTCCCTGCTGGacgccccggccccccccgggGTGACCCGGCACGGCCAGGACGCCCGGGCCCGGGCCGAGAGGGCACTGCGGGACGCCAGGGCGCTGCTGCCGGGCTGGAGGCGGCCCgagaaggcagagctgctgcaggacctGGCCATGCTCAAG GAGGCCATGGCTGAGCTGAGGACGCggctgcagctggcagagagGGAGAAGCGGGgcctggaggtgctgctggccGGGCAGGGCCCGCGGGAGGCTGCCCTGCGCCTCgtgctccagcacctgcagTGGGAGCGGGAGGGGGGCACCCGCcgcccccccagcagctccagcagctccagcagcagcgaGGGGGTAAGGATGGCTCGGAGCCCccttcctggggctgggggtctcCCCAGGGATGGGACCCACACCCGATCTCTGCGGGATGCCCAGATTGGCCGGGGcggagcggcggctccgcggAACCCTCCGGATCCGGAGAGGATGAGGGAAGAGCTGCTCCGCACCTCGGCCAG GACGGAGGAGCTGCGTGCCCGGGCACAGGAGCTGGTGCTGTccctggagcagggcagtgctgccagccGAGCGCAGCAGGCACAGAGTGTCACCGTCACCACGGATCTGTTCCAGGCGCacaggtgggcagggggcacCCATGTCTCTGCTGGGTGGGCGTGGGGTGCAGCACCTCCTGGGTGCCCTGTGTCCCTTGGGTGCCCCAGATTCCCTGAGTCCCCTTGGTCCTCTGGATCCCCTGGGTGTCTTCTGTCCCCTCAGTCCCTTGTGTCCCCTACGGCCCCTGGATCCCCTTGGTCTCCCGGGTGCCCTGtgttccctccatcccttcgTCCTCTGGGTGCCCTGTGTCCCCTGGATACCCTGGGTGTCCTGGATCCCCCGTGTCCCTTGGGTCCCCTGAATCCCCTGGATCTTCTCAATCCCCCGGATACCCTGTGTCCCCTGGATCCCCTGAGTGCCCTGGGTCCCCTGGTTCCCCTCGGTCCCCATGATCCCTCTTTGTCCTAA
- the USHBP1 gene encoding harmonin-binding protein USHBP1 isoform X3, which translates to MAGDAEDILRYEERIAGLLATVARLHRRAERLQCRPGREGEEGWEGTASPPAASPTPRHLDGTGTGQEAHSPDLFADLQHAVSSLERAVFSRHRRPPAQPLPGEEWARAAKSLEELSRAPGWAGRVTRRCPAVAEEVPAEVAAALARNAALRAAVGRRDEELGQATAALQALRGERDRLQGKVRDLRDALSSLEELGGSGSDAPGVSSPLRLHQDLPQCGDSAQPHGVQPQGIQSHEVQPLRIQPHGMQPLSIQPHSPLSPQPSAGASREQEERLQQLQGCLGRLQEVNRELAAALQECKSEAERLSMELGQHESRSTALRLALRCSERCGGAYAALLDLLQAKVGREDGARGGAAGEPSPGHAQGSSPTATEGPQLPGPAEPDGREESGASSSPGAQSTAAPRGMEEGALREHIRRLRAEQAAVEGSLLDAPAPPGVTRHGQDARARAERALRDARALLPGWRRPEKAELLQDLAMLKEAMAELRTRLQLAEREKRGLEVLLAGQGPREAALRLVLQHLQWEREGGTRRPPSSSSSSSSSEGVRMARSPLPGAGGLPRDGTHTRSLRDAQIGRGGAAAPRNPPDPERMREELLRTSARTEELRARAQELVLSLEQGSAASRAQQAQSVTVTTDLFQAHSALALAYRGARRKQAAQARRLEAQAGALRRQHSRREQALARRLHSLEQGPAGSETCI; encoded by the exons ATGGCGGGTGATGCCGAGGACATCCTGCGCTACGAGGAGCGCATCGCCGGGCTCCTGGCCACCGTGGCCCGGCTGCACCGACGGGCAGAGCGGCTCCAGTGCCGCCCCGGCAG GGAGGGCgaggagggctgggagggcaccgCCAGCCCCCCCGCTGCCAGCCCCACGCCGCGGCACCTCGACGGCACTGGCACCGGGCAGGAAG cccacagccccGACCTCTTCGCCGACCTCCAGCACGCCGTGAGCTCCCTGGAACGCGCCGTCTTCTCCCGGCACCGGCGGCCGCCggcacagcccctgcccggCGAGGAGTGGGCGCGAGCGGCCAAG AGCCTGGAGGAGCTGAGCCGGGctccgggctgggctgggcggGTGACCCGGCGGTGCCCGGCGGTGGCTGAGGAGGTGCCGGCGGAGGTGGCGGCGGCGCTGGCGAGGAACGCGGCGCTCCGGGCGGCCGTGGGGCGCCGGGAcgaggagctgggacaggccaCGGCCGCGCTGCAGGCgctgcggggggagcgggacCGCCTGCAGGGCAAG GTGAGGGACCTGCGGGATgctctgtccagcctggaggagctggggggctcTGGAAGTGACGCCCCCGGGGTCAGCAGCCCCCTGAGGCTGCACCAG GATCTGCCCCAGTGCGGGGACAGTGCTCAGCCCCACGGGGTGCAGCCCCAAGGGATCCAGTCCCATGAGGTGCAGCCCCTCAGGATCCAGCCCCACGGGATGCAGCCCCTCAGTatccagccccacagccccctgtccccccagccctcgGCGGGTGCCAGCcgggagcaggaggagcggctgcagcagctgcaggg GTGCCTGGGGCGGCTGCAGGAGGTGAACCGGGAGCTGGCGGCCGCGCTGCAGGAGTGCAAGAGCGAGGCAGAAAGGCTGAGCATGGAGCTGGGACAGCACGAGTCCCGCAGCACCGCCCTGCGCCTGGCCCTGCGCTGCAG CGAGCGCTGTGGGGGCGCTTATGCCGCCCTCCTGGACCTGCTGCAGGCAAAGGTGGGACGGGAGGACGGTGCCCGTGGGG GAGCCGCGGGCGAGCCGAGCCCAGGGCACGCACAGGGGTCCAGCCCCACGGCCACGGAGGGGCCGCAGCTCCCGGGCCCAGCGGAGCCGGACGGGCGGGAGGAGAGCGGGGCCAGCAGCTCCCCCGGGGCACAGAG CACTGCGGCGCCCcgggggatggaggagggggCCCTGCGGGAGCACATCCGCCGGCTGCGCGCCGAGCAGGCGGCCGTCGAGGGGTCCCTGCTGGacgccccggccccccccgggGTGACCCGGCACGGCCAGGACGCCCGGGCCCGGGCCGAGAGGGCACTGCGGGACGCCAGGGCGCTGCTGCCGGGCTGGAGGCGGCCCgagaaggcagagctgctgcaggacctGGCCATGCTCAAG GAGGCCATGGCTGAGCTGAGGACGCggctgcagctggcagagagGGAGAAGCGGGgcctggaggtgctgctggccGGGCAGGGCCCGCGGGAGGCTGCCCTGCGCCTCgtgctccagcacctgcagTGGGAGCGGGAGGGGGGCACCCGCcgcccccccagcagctccagcagctccagcagcagcgaGGGGGTAAGGATGGCTCGGAGCCCccttcctggggctgggggtctcCCCAGGGATGGGACCCACACCCGATCTCTGCGGGATGCCCAGATTGGCCGGGGcggagcggcggctccgcggAACCCTCCGGATCCGGAGAGGATGAGGGAAGAGCTGCTCCGCACCTCGGCCAG GACGGAGGAGCTGCGTGCCCGGGCACAGGAGCTGGTGCTGTccctggagcagggcagtgctgccagccGAGCGCAGCAGGCACAGAGTGTCACCGTCACCACGGATCTGTTCCAGGCGCacag
- the USHBP1 gene encoding harmonin-binding protein USHBP1 isoform X1, producing MAGDAEDILRYEERIAGLLATVARLHRRAERLQCRPGREGEEGWEGTASPPAASPTPRHLDGTGTGQEAHSPDLFADLQHAVSSLERAVFSRHRRPPAQPLPGEEWARAAKSLEELSRAPGWAGRVTRRCPAVAEEVPAEVAAALARNAALRAAVGRRDEELGQATAALQALRGERDRLQGKVRDLRDALSSLEELGGSGSDAPGVSSPLRLHQDLPQCGDSAQPHGVQPQGIQSHEVQPLRIQPHGMQPLSIQPHSPLSPQPSAGASREQEERLQQLQGCLGRLQEVNRELAAALQECKSEAERLSMELGQHESRSTALRLALRCSERCGGAYAALLDLLQAKVGREDGARGGAAGEPSPGHAQGSSPTATEGPQLPGPAEPDGREESGASSSPGAQSTAAPRGMEEGALREHIRRLRAEQAAVEGSLLDAPAPPGVTRHGQDARARAERALRDARALLPGWRRPEKAELLQDLAMLKEAMAELRTRLQLAEREKRGLEVLLAGQGPREAALRLVLQHLQWEREGGTRRPPSSSSSSSSSEGVRMARSPLPGAGGLPRDGTHTRSLRDAQIGRGGAAAPRNPPDPERMREELLRTSARTEELRARAQELVLSLEQGSAASRAQQAQSVTVTTDLFQAHRWAGGTHVSAGWAWGAAPPGCPVSLGCPRFPESPWSSGSPGCLLSPQSLVSPTAPGSPWSPGCPVFPPSLRPLGALCPLDTLGVLDPPCPLGPLNPLDLLNPPDTLCPLDPLSALGPLVPLGPHDPSLS from the exons ATGGCGGGTGATGCCGAGGACATCCTGCGCTACGAGGAGCGCATCGCCGGGCTCCTGGCCACCGTGGCCCGGCTGCACCGACGGGCAGAGCGGCTCCAGTGCCGCCCCGGCAG GGAGGGCgaggagggctgggagggcaccgCCAGCCCCCCCGCTGCCAGCCCCACGCCGCGGCACCTCGACGGCACTGGCACCGGGCAGGAAG cccacagccccGACCTCTTCGCCGACCTCCAGCACGCCGTGAGCTCCCTGGAACGCGCCGTCTTCTCCCGGCACCGGCGGCCGCCggcacagcccctgcccggCGAGGAGTGGGCGCGAGCGGCCAAG AGCCTGGAGGAGCTGAGCCGGGctccgggctgggctgggcggGTGACCCGGCGGTGCCCGGCGGTGGCTGAGGAGGTGCCGGCGGAGGTGGCGGCGGCGCTGGCGAGGAACGCGGCGCTCCGGGCGGCCGTGGGGCGCCGGGAcgaggagctgggacaggccaCGGCCGCGCTGCAGGCgctgcggggggagcgggacCGCCTGCAGGGCAAG GTGAGGGACCTGCGGGATgctctgtccagcctggaggagctggggggctcTGGAAGTGACGCCCCCGGGGTCAGCAGCCCCCTGAGGCTGCACCAG GATCTGCCCCAGTGCGGGGACAGTGCTCAGCCCCACGGGGTGCAGCCCCAAGGGATCCAGTCCCATGAGGTGCAGCCCCTCAGGATCCAGCCCCACGGGATGCAGCCCCTCAGTatccagccccacagccccctgtccccccagccctcgGCGGGTGCCAGCcgggagcaggaggagcggctgcagcagctgcaggg GTGCCTGGGGCGGCTGCAGGAGGTGAACCGGGAGCTGGCGGCCGCGCTGCAGGAGTGCAAGAGCGAGGCAGAAAGGCTGAGCATGGAGCTGGGACAGCACGAGTCCCGCAGCACCGCCCTGCGCCTGGCCCTGCGCTGCAG CGAGCGCTGTGGGGGCGCTTATGCCGCCCTCCTGGACCTGCTGCAGGCAAAGGTGGGACGGGAGGACGGTGCCCGTGGGG GAGCCGCGGGCGAGCCGAGCCCAGGGCACGCACAGGGGTCCAGCCCCACGGCCACGGAGGGGCCGCAGCTCCCGGGCCCAGCGGAGCCGGACGGGCGGGAGGAGAGCGGGGCCAGCAGCTCCCCCGGGGCACAGAG CACTGCGGCGCCCcgggggatggaggagggggCCCTGCGGGAGCACATCCGCCGGCTGCGCGCCGAGCAGGCGGCCGTCGAGGGGTCCCTGCTGGacgccccggccccccccgggGTGACCCGGCACGGCCAGGACGCCCGGGCCCGGGCCGAGAGGGCACTGCGGGACGCCAGGGCGCTGCTGCCGGGCTGGAGGCGGCCCgagaaggcagagctgctgcaggacctGGCCATGCTCAAG GAGGCCATGGCTGAGCTGAGGACGCggctgcagctggcagagagGGAGAAGCGGGgcctggaggtgctgctggccGGGCAGGGCCCGCGGGAGGCTGCCCTGCGCCTCgtgctccagcacctgcagTGGGAGCGGGAGGGGGGCACCCGCcgcccccccagcagctccagcagctccagcagcagcgaGGGGGTAAGGATGGCTCGGAGCCCccttcctggggctgggggtctcCCCAGGGATGGGACCCACACCCGATCTCTGCGGGATGCCCAGATTGGCCGGGGcggagcggcggctccgcggAACCCTCCGGATCCGGAGAGGATGAGGGAAGAGCTGCTCCGCACCTCGGCCAG GACGGAGGAGCTGCGTGCCCGGGCACAGGAGCTGGTGCTGTccctggagcagggcagtgctgccagccGAGCGCAGCAGGCACAGAGTGTCACCGTCACCACGGATCTGTTCCAGGCGCacaggtgggcagggggcacCCATGTCTCTGCTGGGTGGGCGTGGGGTGCAGCACCTCCTGGGTGCCCTGTGTCCCTTGGGTGCCCCAGATTCCCTGAGTCCCCTTGGTCCTCTGGATCCCCTGGGTGTCTTCTGTCCCCTCAGTCCCTTGTGTCCCCTACGGCCCCTGGATCCCCTTGGTCTCCCGGGTGCCCTGtgttccctccatcccttcgTCCTCTGGGTGCCCTGTGTCCCCTGGATACCCTGGGTGTCCTGGATCCCCCGTGTCCCTTGGGTCCCCTGAATCCCCTGGATCTTCTCAATCCCCCGGATACCCTGTGTCCCCTGGATCCCCTGAGTGCCCTGGGTCCCCTGGTTCCCCTCGGTCCCCATGATCCCTCTTTGTCCTAA